In Limanda limanda chromosome 3, fLimLim1.1, whole genome shotgun sequence, the sequence gtcctcactttgtagGCTCCAAGCTCACAAagatatctacacacacacacacacacacacacacacacacacacacacacacacacacacacacacacacacacacacacacacacacacacacacacacacacacacacacacacacacacacacacacaattcaaacTTACAGAAAATGTCCATTACTTTGATTCAAAGGTTGTGCTGTTGCAGCTTTAGCCTCCACAGCTCAACACGAGCACATCAGTTAGATCATCTCTTAATAAAGAAGTTCACTCCTGTGGAGGTCGCACAGCCGGGCAGTTGTTACTGTCACTCATTATCATCACAGCCTCCCCCTGCACactcatatgcacacacacacacacacacacacacacacacacacacatgggcaaGTTGGAGCCTgtacaaacacccacacatgaCCCCagtgtacacgcacacacacactcacccacttcccgacacacacacacactcacaccaacactcacacaagcacacatgaGCCAAGGAGCATGGGCAGCAGGGTCACCCTAGCGCCATGCTTCATAAAGGGCGCCGTTACAATAGGTTTACTGTTACTCTGAGGACTGCCGGGATACAATGGGACTGAATGTATCGGCCTGAtgcttctctgtttctctccatttttCACTTGATGACAAGGAAGACAGACTGAGACGGGACAGCATGGTATCAGAGGACGCCCCTGAAGGTGAGCTGATTCACTGACGGATTACACCTCCATTTCTATGCATAGTAAGAGTGTAGTGCTGAGGAAGAGACATGAGGGGGAATAATTTATTGATGGTGGAATTTTGATGAGGCTGATACTGATGTGCTTAAAATACTTCTGTCACATACATGGTTCATTTGTCTCTGACACCCTGAGCATCCAACCCACTTGATCTCCTCCAGGACGTGAAATAACTGTAAAATGAGAAGTTACAAGAAGAGTCACAGGAGTTTGGTGTCattttgttgagatatttcttggtaaatttagaaaataaaaacaagtgatgAGAAATGAAGactggagaggagagagcaaaGGTAAACAAGCAAATGATCCAAGCAGAAGGAAGTACAGATGAAATATCACAGTTTCACAGATGGACACTTCCCAGAAGGCTACTGGGTAAGGTGCATCAAACTACAGAGAGCtggggtgagaggggggggtctcactgaaagaagaggagaggggcgAGAGGGGGTTTGGGGTAACAGATGGGGACTCACCCAGATCCAGAGGGGTGTGGTGCTGAATTGTGAGATTCCTCTGAGTTGGGACAAGCTACGAGATATTCGGGCCGCAGCTGTCAACGGTCCAACACCTACGCAACTGCACCCTCCTTGCCCTCAGATTGTacagacacagtcacacagtcacacagtcacatttcATATCTTGTGAAAGGCCTGCATGGTTGTTTTTGTCTAGCCAACAATGACAACGATTCAGGTTGTTCTGTTGTTAAAGATTAACATATCTTCTATATATATAGCGTCTGGGCACCGGGAGTCTCCAGGTTGTATTTGCTCACGGCGTGGCCCGTCTGAATTCTATTACTCTTGTTTGGCCAAAGTTCAGTCGGCCAACTTACACTGTGGAGGAAATAATCAGAAACTCTCTAGGTAAAAGTAGTAATAAACATATCCCATTACAAGAGTCTTCAAATTTCAGCCAGAAACACATGCTAACAGTATCAAAGTAAGTACTCGTTCTGCATGAAGGTATATTGTTACATCATAGGAATATTAATAGTGATGCATCAATGTGTAAACAGCGTTTTACTGCTTGTTTTGGTGGAGGTAGTTTTAACCAGTAACATTAACAGTCAggaattttttttcattggTTTAAAACCAAGGGGTTGACCCCAAAATGTCATCGGAAAAAACTGAGGGGTCATAAGAGGATTGtaaaaaaagatagaaaatgagaagaagaaaaagtgaaTCGCTGAATCAGCACATGCCAGGATATGTCTGTTTGTTAAGGCCTCTACAGCCTTGTGTTGTCTTGAACTGGTGCGTTGCTGTATAGTCTGAGCACAGGATTAGaatgttaattaaaaaatgCCGGTGCTTGACCTAAAAATAATTCAATTAGTTTCGTGTTTTGAAATAATATTATGCTAAATCATAACTGTAGCTGGATCTAAAGATGGTCTGACATACATTTAAATTGAGCCTGTCAGCTTTAAAACAAGGCTCACAAAGTCGAAACGTTATTAAATAGTTAGTCACGATTATAACTTAGagacaaaaaatatgaaaaactataaaataaattaaactacaaaataaacctaagcacaaaaatataaatttcaaagtaaaaaacgAACTAAATCATGGAGTCAAAAAatctaaatggaaaaaaaatgatattgcCTGTAAACTCAGAGATTGTCATGTTTAAGACTCAAATTATGAGATACCAAGTCACGTaaaaactacataaaataaATTCTGAGAAACTAAATCAAGTGTTCATCAAGTCTTTGTCCCTCTCTGCTGAAAGAAGAGGTTTAAAACCACACGTCCTTATCTCAGGAGCAAAACTCAGTCTATGAACTTCAAAGCAACAATACTTTGATTTCAATAATGAGAAACCGAAATTAACGATATCGGCTGATGTGCGATTTTTTTCTTGATATAATTGTTTTTGCCTTagtcagcgcacacacacagacacacacacacacacacacatttctcaccTGAGCGGAAGTGGACATATAAAGGCAGCGCAGGTGAGACGCCCCCCCCAGCTCCTCCCCAGCCCGCGGTGCACTCGCTTCGCAGCAGCGGGTCCGTGTCAATCCGCTAAAATATGAGACAACTTGACACAACTCTTCTTTTTGTACCTTGTCCAAACAGAAACCTCACGGACTAATGGGGCTTATTCTGCTGAGCCTGATTCTCCGCTACTGGATCAGCAGCGTGGAAGGtaagaacaacaaacaaacacacacacacaaggggaaCACGTTTAGAATGAGACAATACAAAATCACAGCTTCTCAACAATATGACATGAATCCCGTTTTGCTATTTATGTCATATTTATGAATGGTTAACCTGCGAGGATATTGTGAAAGACACATTTCAACGGTCAGGGGGTTTTATTACTCTTTACTGCACTTGATAGTATTCAATAAAGTAGTTATAGGTCACATATTAATAAATGATTCACACTCTAACTTAAACTTCCCGTTGACATTTTATCATGTCCTAAAGCTTCACACGCTTGGGGAACTCAGGTGGTTCCTGTGGTTCCTTGACCCTgactgtgttcatgtgtgttcagGATCATGTTCGACTGGCAGCGCTGGGACTTGTGACCAATGTCTGCAGCTCAGTCCTCACTGTGCCTGGTGCACACAGGAGGTAAGCTGCCAGGCGGGTGTGCGGGCATGACACCACCTTGCACCTTCGGATTATTACAGACTGTTATGCCATGAGCAGGATTGAAATAAAACCACTACTACCGTTACTTCATTTCTCAGAACTTCACAGACTGGTTCTCAGTCAGCGAAAGATGTGACACACTGGATATCTTGGTGGAAAAGGGATGTGCCAGGAGCCAGCTGGAGTTCCCCGTCTCCGAAGGTCAAATCCTCCTTGATCTCCCACTCGGGAAGAAGACAGACAGCGCTAACAGCACCCAGATCTCTCCACAGAAGATGGCCCTCAAGCTGCGAGCTGGTATGCAACCCAAAGTGTTTTTGAACTGTCTCCAGGTCCTCGTATTCAGACAGAAAGTAAGGTGTGTgactttagattttttttttgcacaggCAGTCAGGTGACGTTCCAGGTCAAGATCCAACACACAGACGACTATCCCGTGGACGTGTACTATCTGATGGACCTGTCAGCGTCCATGATCGATGACCTGGAGATGATCAAATTCTTGGGCTCCTCTCTGTCTGAAGAGATGGCCAACCTCACCAGTAAATTTCGCATGGGCTTCGGTTCTTTCGTGGAGAAGCCGGTGCTGCCGTTCATCAGGatcacagaggaggagctggccAACCCCTGCAggtaaacaacaaaacatcagCAACATCCTCAACCCTGAGATTCTACTTGTATCTAATGTTTGTGTCCCGGTGTGTCACAGTGGCGTGGGCTCAACCTGCCTGCCAGCGTTTGGCTATAAACACGTCTTGTCTCTGACGAGCAGAACAGACCAGTTCAACGAGATCATTTTGAAGCAGCGTGTGTCCGCAAACATCGACTTGCCAGAGTGCGGCTTCGACGCTATCATGCAAGTGGCCGTTTGTGGGGTAAGACGATAAtacgttttttttaatgtatgaaGCTAAACGTTGGTTAGTTTGTGATTCTGTGCTGTGAGTGGCCCCCCTGGTGATGATGTGTCTCCTGATAGGACAAGATAGGCTGGAGGAATGACTCCATGCGTCTGCTGGTGTTCGTCAGTGATGCCGACTCACACTTCGGGATGGACAGTAAGATGGCCGGCATCGTGATTCCTAACGACGGCCAGTGTCACCTGGATGGCAACAACGAGTACTCCATGTCCACAGTGCAGGTGAACCCACAATGGTCcctattgttttattttcatttcagaaaGACAAATCATACAGAAatagttgtgtattttttttaacattttctttcttgaaaCCCTCAGTTCCCTGACTTTAATTCCTGAGTCATTATAGGCTCGGCTGTGACGATCACCACTGCCTCACTGTACACACTCACTGTTGACATATCACCATGTTTGGTGGTTTTCAGGAGTATCCGACTCTCGGTCAGCTGATTGATAAAGTCATGGAGAACAACATCCTGCTGATATTTGCTGTGACCAAGGAGCAGACACAAAACTATAAGGTAACAGCTCCGTCCTGTAAAGGTGTATATCTCGTTCTTCTAGAATAACTTTGTGTGAGCACAGTTTTTACTGAGGTTAACATATTCATGCATTAAGCTACATTCTCATCCAACCTGTTGGAACTGGCCCCCTTACCCTCCACAATGCGTTTTGCACCATGAGCCAGGTCTGCCCAGATTTGTAACTTTCCTTGTGCtgtttttctggtgttttgtgtttgtttttttccatcataGAACTATGCAGATCTCATACCTGGAGCCACAGTCGGAGCTCTGGCCACCGATTCGAGGAACATCCTGGAACTGATTGTAACAGCGTACAAAGTAAATAAAGGGTCTTGGTGATGTGGGTGTgcaggtagtgtgtgtgtgtgtgtgtgtgcaagcacTGGTCATGTGAGATAAAACCGATAACACCTGCCGTaataaaagcagaaaataaCTGTTGAAATGTAATTCAATCATAATTTCCAACGTGAAGTTTTAAGCTTGAGCCAAGTTTTATCCAAACACACATGTGGATTTAAAGCGGGCATGAATCCCAGTGAGTGTCAGTATCTCTGCCTTCTCATTGTCTcgcttttctcttttcattcttcCTCCCATTACATTTTTTCCGTTCACCAACCCGGTGCTTTGCTTCAGCATGTTCCGCAGCGAGTCTCTTCTTGTCCAAGCCGTTTGATCTGCTCGTCCCTCCGACTCTCATTTGCTCTTTTCTTCCCCCACtcgctccctcgctctctctctctctcccagtgtctctCCGGCTCTGTACCTCCTTCACTcgttgtccttttttttgtaaatccCCCCCCTGGCGGCGAGTCGGCAGTCCTCTAATTACTTCATCAGTCTTGTTGCTAACACCCACTTTTGGCCACTGCCACGTTAACCACACtgaagagagcagagcctgGCATCACACTGATTCTagataaaaacaaagtaaaaagagatATTTagtgatggaggacagatgaTGAGTATTTACACTTACCTGCAGTTTGGGATTAATGTTTGTTTCTCAGTGGATAGATTGCTGAGCCGTCCCACTTCAATTACCCTTCAGCGTATTTACTGAAAAACACGTCCAAGTCTTTTGAATCTGTTTTACCGTAATACACCTTCAGTTTGGGTGTATCCCCAACGACCGTCCACCCGTTTTTTCCTCCCTAGCAACGCTGGAGACACAGAACAATCACAGGCACGGCGGGAAACACACAGTTAACCCTCCGTTGGCACCCAGACAGTCCGTCAGAGAGTTCATTAGTCAGTCTCACACAGCATGTCCTCGAGCAGAGGTGagctctcactctttctccAGGCGTTTCGTACGAGCACTGCACACCTGGTAGGCTGACTCACTCAGAGAGAGTTAGTTATAGGTGGGTTCAGACGTTCCCTCGCATGTCACAGGTCAGCGCAGGGTGAACGTATAATCCCAGTTAAAACCCTGGAAACCACACCTCACGGCAACAAAAGCCAGAAGCAAGAATTGGTTTGATCGTCGGCTTTTGGGGatttttgtttgctgtgttgTGGAGGGAACCTTTCTGGTCCGTTCTTGTCTGTGCTGACGTTGGCGTTTCCAGGCAGGGACCTGCAATTATCATGCACTCTTTTCCAGGAACTGCGCTCCGAGATCGAAGTAGAGGTCCacggagacacagaggatcTGCAGATGTCCTTCACAGCCATTTGTCCCAATGGTACTGTCCTGCCCGACCTGAAACGCTGCTCCAACGTCAAACCAGGGGAGACGGTCAGTTGCTTATACTCTAAATTGCCCATTCTTTGCATTTGAATGCCACCTTTCATGCAAGCTGGTGCAATGTGGTTCACCAACAAACCAATTCATTAgactaaaaatacatttttaaaagaaagtcttaaaggtttagtgtgtaAGAGAGATCTATTGGccaaattgaatataaaatcatccttgtgatgtttttttaagagtgtgtttcatctaaattatatcAAAAACCCTCAGACTAGAAGCAAGAAACATGAGGCAGATAGATACATGTAGGAACTCTACCAATAAAATGCTGGCGCTCAAAGGTGTCAGGACAAACTGTTGATAACTAAAGAGTAACTCATAGATTAAATGATAAACATGGAGATAATTGGGAAAAAGGTCTGACACACAAGGGCAGGTGTGCTCGAGAGACGAGGGAGGATCAGGAAGGGAAGTGACCAACTTTGTAGATCGGTGATATAATGACGCTTTTGTCAGTTGCACTTCAAGGAACCTTCTTAGTGGGAGAGATGCAGCACCTGAATTTGGACACAGAGAATAGAGTATATCATTTTAGTAATATGCATAGGGCCCTGGTGTGTATTAAGGCTTTAACGGCCGAGACGAAACCTGTTCAAATTCATGGTCGTACTCTGACGTCCTCTTGGGTCCTCAGGTCGTGTTCAATGTGACCGTGGAGCTCCCGGGATGCCTGTCAGGAGTCCGGCACTTCTCCCTCCGAGCGGTGGGCCAGCAGGACAGTCTGGAGGTGGAACTGGAGTCTCTTTGCTCGTGCGACTGCCGGCAGCCCCCTGAAGCAAACAGCAGCCAGTGCACCGAGGGCCTGGGGGAGTTCCATTGTGGCGTGTGCGTGTGCCAGCCGGGGTTCCTGGGAGCCCAGTGCGAGTGCAACGAGGAGAGCATCTTGTTGAGCAACTGCCTCGCCAGCAATGAGTCCGAAGTGTGCAGCAGTCAAGGGAAGTGCTACTgcggccagtgtgtgtgtcatgcatCCAGCTTCGGCCGCATCTATGGACCTTACTGCGAGTGTGACAACTACTCCTGTGTTCGCTTCCGGGGAGAACTCTGTGGAGGTGAGCGACTTCTCCAGAATGGGATGATCATCCGTTGGTGAGCCTTTCATTTGAGTTCATGTGTGTCTTCCAGGCCATGGATTGTGCGACTGCGGTGAGTGTCACTGTGAAAGTGGTTGGACGGGGGAGTACTGCAACTGCAGCACCAGCACTGAAGCGTGCATGTCGGAGGACGGCTCTGTCTGCAGCGGCCGGGGGAAATGCAAGTGTGGCCAGTGTGCCTGCGCTGTACCCGGAGCGTCTGGGGACAAGTGTGAGAAGTGCCTGACATGTGGAGACGCCTGTAGCTCTGCAAGGTGAGAACCCATTCAGGCCAGCGGCTTTTGAAAGGTGAATACTGGCTCAGtgtaaaggtttttttttgtcgGCTTTACCTCTTGAATTGTTGTTTCTTTACCTGAAAAGATATAAGATGTTGTCTCCTTGCACGACATGATCTGTCTGTTCTTTGGAGCTCAGACGTATCCGATTCTGGCGTCCCTTGTTCACATGTGTCTACACCTTCCATGGGACATCAAAAGACAACTAATGTCCTCAGCAGAGCACTAAGAGATTTCCTTTCTCCTTTGCCAAGCAGCTGTCAGGCCCAGGGCCATTTGATATCACTGTTGTAGAGGAGACGGGTGATAGAGGCTGAATGAAGGCTTGGGAAAACTGGTGATAAGTGACCAACACTGTGATTCTTAAACCTCAAGCTGTTTCTCAAATTGTTTTAATACCAGGAGCTGTGTGGAGTGTCACCTCCTAGATAAGGACGAGGCTGAGCTCTGTGAACAGAGGTGCAGCGTTCCTAAAATGTCCGTCAACACAACAGAAGGTAAATCATCACTTTAAATGGAAAGATACTTTTAGTTTGAGTTATTTTAGTTACACAAGTACAGTTTGCCCTTTTTTTGTTACTCTGTGTTCTGCCTAATCCAAAAAGGGtgttgttttcatccctgtgtCTCTGTACAACGTGACTTAACACTGCATGGATACATGTTCACCAAACTTATGGGATTGTTACTTTGGAGTATATCTCCAGATGGTTTTGAAGCTCGAAGGTCAAAGTCAAAACAAACGTCACGTGGATAATGTCATTTTACGAGATAATaatatattcttttttattattccgCATCATAACCTCATGATAAGGGACATTTTCAAGAAGTCACAATTAAATGAGAAAATTATCTCATGCgtagtaaaaaaatattttcccagGAATCTCTGCATCAAATTGCATGCATTAACTTTTGCATTAACAAATTGGAAACATAATCTACAGCTCATTTAGAACAACCAATCATTTGTTATCTTATGTttacatgaaattaaattgcattattgcaatataaacatgttttgcaTTGCCCTAGTGAGGTGTATACAGCCTGCATGCAGCGTATGCATCAGCCCACtcatgctttttattttctgattgCTCACGTCAAGTTCAGGGTTGGGTGAGAAACATCAAATTGTATAAATGGCTATTTCCTAAGACGAAGATTTATATCAGAATATGGATATGCATGCATAATCAACCATTAATAAATTGGGTTTGACCGTGATATATTACATGAGGAGTCTTGTAACCTGCGCTGTAAATGAGTCCATTCTCCCGTGTGGTCATGTTTTCGATAGTGGAATCAACACAGGGCCGTGCTAAGTTCCCCCATGGGTCAGAGATTTGAAGGAATGCTGACCTGCActgacttgtgtgtgtctctgaagtcCGAATCCCCTTCTTCTTAACACAACACCATCCACGTCCATTCAGTCAGCCCTTGATAATGGGGAACATATTATTTACCTTGTCTTACAGGCAGAGCTATTGTAGTGCATGTGAATAGCCAAAGAGCCTTGTCCTCCTTTTATAGAAGAGATTATTTTAAACCCACTATACTTGTGCAAGCTGAGAGGTATATCTGATTATCAGAGAGGATTTTCAGGCTTCAGCTGTGATGTACAATGGGgtggtccacacacacatgcacacaccagaTTGTAGTCTTTGATATGGAAATCACAACAGAGGGGAGTATATCCTTTTACATTCTCAGCACAATGTGGAAAGGGAAGGGGATACACGATGGATTTGTCTCGTCCTTATGGATAtgcatgttcacatctcctcccagATTATGACAAGAGCTCCTCTTTGTCATGCACGCTGATGACGGAGAACGAGTGCTGGATCTCTTTTGATGTGGTGGAAAGTGAGACAGGTACCACTGCC encodes:
- the itgb6 gene encoding integrin beta-6; its protein translation is MDLSASMIDDLEMIKFLGSSLSEEMANLTSKFRMGFGSFVEKPVLPFIRITEEELANPCSGVGSTCLPAFGYKHVLSLTSRTDQFNEIILKQRVSANIDLPECGFDAIMQVAVCGDKIGWRNDSMRLLVFVSDADSHFGMDSKMAGIVIPNDGQCHLDGNNEYSMSTVQEYPTLGQLIDKVMENNILLIFAVTKEQTQNYKNYADLIPGATVGALATDSRNILELIVTAYKELRSEIEVEVHGDTEDLQMSFTAICPNGTVLPDLKRCSNVKPGETVVFNVTVELPGCLSGVRHFSLRAVGQQDSLEVELESLCSCDCRQPPEANSSQCTEGLGEFHCGVCVCQPGFLGAQCECNEESILLSNCLASNESEVCSSQGKCYCGQCVCHASSFGRIYGPYCECDNYSCVRFRGELCGGHGLCDCGECHCESGWTGEYCNCSTSTEACMSEDGSVCSGRGKCKCGQCACAVPGASGDKCEKCLTCGDACSSARSCVECHLLDKDEAELCEQRCSVPKMSVNTTEDYDKSSSLSCTLMTENECWISFDVVESETGTTAYNLQMYGCPEPPNIPMIILGVSLSIVCIGLILLAVWKVLVSVHDRKEVAKFEAEKSKAKWQSGTNPLFRSSTSTFKNVTYKNTQREKTITMNSY